The Lutibacter profundi genome includes a region encoding these proteins:
- a CDS encoding YgiQ family radical SAM protein: MINKLSDWLPTTNKEVKLRGWDYLDVILFSGDAYVDHPAFGPAVIGRILESYGLKVAIVPQPSVHDNLQDFSKLGTPRLFFGVTAGEMDSMVSNYTASKKRRDKDAYTPNGDKGFRPDYASIVYSNILKEKFPDTPVLIGGIEASLRRVTHYDYWSDSLKPTILTDSKADLLVYGMGEQPLREIVNLLQKGVPFSSLKTINQTAFLQQKEEKIPKNKHWKDVTINSHEVCLKSKKLFAANFKIIEQESNKIAGSRILQKVGDTTLVINPPYATMTEKEIDASFDLPFTRLPHPKYNKRGAIPAFEMIKFSINIHRGCFGGCSFCTISAHQGKFIASRSQESILKEVDKVANMPDFKGYLSDIGGPSANMYKMKGKVQEICDKCVAPSCISPMVCYNLDTSHKPLTELYKAVDKHPKVKKSFIGSGIRYDLLVPEFNKKANVTELDEYTEEVITNHVSGRLKVAPEHTSDNVLKLMRKPSFKYFHKFKERFDKINIRKKLNLQLIPYFISSHPACELEDMANLAAETKDLGFQLEQVQGFTPTPMTVATVIYYSGYHPYTLKPTKTPISKKEKEEQHRFFFWYKKENQQWIRNTLTKVGRSDLLQKLIPSNNSWRKNKDTKTKDTFDDTVTFISRKKKKFNRKNVKNN, translated from the coding sequence ATGATAAATAAGCTTTCAGATTGGTTGCCAACCACAAATAAAGAAGTGAAACTAAGAGGATGGGATTATTTAGATGTTATTCTATTTAGTGGAGATGCCTATGTAGATCATCCAGCTTTTGGACCGGCCGTAATTGGTAGAATTTTAGAAAGTTATGGTTTAAAGGTGGCTATTGTACCTCAACCAAGCGTGCATGATAATTTGCAAGATTTCTCAAAATTAGGAACACCAAGATTATTTTTTGGAGTAACTGCTGGTGAAATGGACTCCATGGTGAGCAATTATACCGCAAGTAAAAAACGTAGAGATAAAGATGCATACACACCAAATGGAGATAAAGGTTTTAGACCAGATTATGCCAGTATAGTTTATTCTAACATTTTAAAGGAAAAATTTCCTGATACACCAGTTTTAATAGGAGGAATTGAAGCCTCGCTTCGCAGAGTAACACATTATGATTATTGGAGCGATTCTTTAAAACCAACGATTTTAACCGATTCTAAAGCAGACTTGTTAGTGTACGGAATGGGAGAACAGCCACTGAGAGAAATAGTTAATCTATTGCAAAAAGGAGTGCCTTTTTCATCATTAAAAACAATTAATCAAACAGCTTTTCTTCAACAAAAAGAAGAGAAAATTCCTAAAAATAAACATTGGAAAGATGTAACTATAAACTCACATGAAGTTTGCTTAAAGAGTAAAAAATTATTTGCAGCAAATTTTAAAATTATTGAGCAAGAATCAAATAAAATAGCGGGGAGCAGAATTTTACAAAAGGTAGGAGATACTACTTTGGTAATAAACCCTCCTTATGCAACAATGACAGAAAAGGAAATAGATGCTTCTTTCGATTTACCTTTTACACGTTTACCACACCCAAAATATAACAAGCGAGGGGCAATTCCAGCGTTTGAAATGATAAAATTTTCTATAAATATTCACCGTGGTTGTTTTGGTGGTTGTAGTTTTTGCACTATTTCTGCACATCAAGGTAAATTTATTGCAAGTAGAAGCCAAGAATCTATTTTAAAAGAAGTTGATAAAGTTGCCAACATGCCCGATTTTAAAGGGTATTTGTCTGATATTGGTGGGCCTTCAGCAAATATGTACAAAATGAAAGGTAAAGTGCAAGAAATTTGTGATAAATGTGTTGCGCCTTCTTGTATTTCACCTATGGTTTGTTATAATTTAGACACTTCACATAAACCCTTAACAGAACTTTATAAAGCAGTTGATAAACACCCAAAGGTTAAAAAATCATTTATTGGCAGCGGAATTAGATATGATTTATTGGTGCCTGAATTTAATAAAAAGGCAAATGTAACTGAATTAGATGAATATACAGAAGAAGTAATTACAAATCATGTTTCAGGGAGATTAAAAGTAGCTCCAGAGCATACTTCAGATAATGTTTTGAAACTTATGAGGAAACCATCTTTTAAATATTTCCATAAATTTAAAGAACGTTTTGATAAAATAAATATTCGAAAAAAGTTAAATCTACAGTTAATACCTTATTTTATTTCAAGTCACCCAGCTTGTGAATTAGAAGATATGGCAAATTTGGCTGCTGAAACAAAAGATTTAGGATTTCAATTAGAGCAAGTACAAGGTTTTACACCTACACCAATGACTGTTGCTACGGTAATTTATTATAGTGGATACCATCCATATACACTTAAACCCACAAAAACACCTATTTCAAAAAAAGAAAAGGAAGAACAACATCGATTTTTCTTTTGGTATAAAAAAGAAAACCAACAATGGATAAGAAATACGCTAACCAAAGTTGGAAGAAGTGATTTACTTCAAAAATTAATTCCTTCAAATAATTCCTGGAGAAAAAATAAAGATACCAAAACCAAAGATACATTTGATGATACTGTAACTTTTATTTCAAGAAAGAAAAAAAAGTTCAATAGGAAAAACGTAAAAAATAATTGA
- a CDS encoding DUF5916 domain-containing protein, with product MRKLIIFVALLNVFISFSQTKTKVIHVKYIHEPITIDAVLDEAAWSKAAPAKNFWQYFPTDSIQAKQQTEIKMLFDDKNLYIGMRVNAKGEDYIIPSLRRDFRASGNDNISLLFDTFNDGTNAFFFGTNPYGVRREALISGGGTELRGFNTNWDTKWIGETKIHKDHYTVEWMIPLSAFKYREGETKWRFNSYHFDTQDNEQSTWMNIPQNQYIFSLAYMGDMIFEKPLGKSRSPISIIPFVNTIVSKDYETGKSINDFKIGGDAKFTIGNSMNLDITLNPDFSQVEVDEQVTNLTRFEISLPERRQFFIENSDLFGDFGNNRDANPFFSRRIGIATDKEGNNIENDIIGGVRLSGKLNNNIRLGILNMQTAEDLKNNIPTTNNTVITIQQKLFSRSNLSVMFINKQATKNYDFLEDKDKYNRVLGIDYRLASSDNSWVGKYFFHKSFSPNVNSKDVSAGVSTEFNSRLFKIRLSGVYVGDNFRSDLGFINRTDIFKISPRLERVFWPEKGKVQKHSFSIMPIFLWKPQFNFENSDYTIISAWQASFLNTSELQFEMLNRYTHLYYSFDPTGTDGAIPLPNNKNYYYTSINVSFRSDRRKKFSYNLKPSVGKFYNGEKYSIQTQLTLRLQPYFTSSIQLNYNKIVLPNPYPNASIWLIGPKMDITFNKKLFWATFIQYNSQRNNFSVNTRLQWRFAPLSDLFVVYNDNYFTENVFTPRTRSFNVKLTYWLNI from the coding sequence TTGAGAAAACTAATTATTTTTGTTGCACTACTGAATGTTTTTATAAGTTTTTCACAAACTAAAACTAAAGTAATACATGTAAAATATATTCATGAACCTATTACTATTGACGCTGTTTTAGATGAAGCTGCTTGGAGCAAAGCAGCACCAGCAAAAAATTTCTGGCAGTACTTTCCTACGGACTCCATTCAAGCTAAACAGCAAACAGAAATTAAAATGCTATTTGATGATAAAAACTTATACATAGGAATGAGGGTAAATGCGAAAGGTGAAGATTATATAATTCCTTCTTTACGTCGTGATTTTAGAGCTTCAGGAAATGATAATATAAGTTTACTTTTTGACACATTTAATGATGGTACTAATGCTTTTTTCTTTGGTACAAATCCTTATGGTGTACGTAGAGAAGCTCTAATTTCTGGTGGAGGAACTGAACTTAGAGGTTTTAATACAAATTGGGATACCAAATGGATTGGTGAAACTAAAATTCACAAAGATCATTATACTGTAGAATGGATGATTCCTCTTTCAGCATTTAAATACCGAGAAGGAGAAACGAAATGGAGGTTTAACAGTTATCACTTTGATACACAAGATAATGAGCAAAGCACATGGATGAACATTCCTCAAAATCAGTATATTTTTAGTTTAGCATATATGGGTGATATGATATTTGAGAAGCCATTAGGTAAATCTAGATCTCCTATTTCCATAATACCTTTTGTTAATACCATTGTATCTAAAGATTATGAAACGGGTAAATCTATAAACGATTTTAAAATTGGCGGTGATGCTAAATTTACTATTGGAAATAGCATGAATTTAGACATTACATTAAATCCTGATTTTTCACAAGTTGAGGTTGATGAGCAGGTAACAAATTTAACTCGTTTTGAAATTTCTCTACCAGAACGAAGACAATTTTTTATTGAAAACAGCGATCTTTTTGGAGATTTTGGAAATAATAGAGATGCCAATCCTTTTTTCTCAAGACGTATTGGTATTGCTACAGATAAAGAAGGTAATAATATAGAAAATGATATTATTGGAGGTGTAAGGTTAAGTGGGAAACTAAATAATAATATCCGCTTGGGAATATTAAATATGCAAACTGCTGAAGATCTTAAGAATAATATCCCTACTACAAATAATACCGTAATAACCATACAACAAAAATTATTTAGCCGATCTAATTTAAGTGTTATGTTTATTAATAAACAAGCTACAAAAAATTATGATTTTTTAGAAGATAAAGATAAATATAATAGAGTTTTAGGTATTGATTATAGATTAGCATCTTCTGATAATAGCTGGGTTGGAAAATACTTTTTTCACAAGTCATTTTCACCCAATGTAAATAGTAAAGATGTTTCTGCAGGCGTTTCAACAGAGTTTAACAGTAGATTATTTAAAATACGTTTAAGTGGCGTTTATGTTGGTGATAATTTCCGTTCAGATCTTGGTTTTATTAATAGAACAGACATCTTTAAAATATCACCTAGATTAGAACGTGTTTTTTGGCCTGAAAAAGGAAAAGTTCAAAAACACAGTTTTTCAATTATGCCAATATTTTTATGGAAGCCTCAGTTCAATTTTGAAAATTCTGATTATACAATTATTAGTGCTTGGCAAGCAAGTTTTTTGAATACCTCTGAATTACAATTTGAAATGCTCAACAGGTATACACATTTATATTATAGTTTTGATCCAACAGGAACCGATGGAGCTATTCCACTTCCCAACAATAAAAATTATTATTACACAAGTATTAATGTGTCTTTTAGATCAGACAGGAGAAAAAAATTCTCTTATAATTTAAAACCGTCAGTAGGTAAATTTTACAATGGTGAGAAATACTCAATACAAACCCAATTAACTTTAAGATTACAACCTTATTTTACCAGTTCAATTCAGTTAAATTACAATAAAATAGTTTTACCTAATCCATACCCAAATGCTTCAATTTGGCTCATTGGTCCAAAAATGGATATTACCTTCAATAAAAAATTATTTTGGGCTACTTTTATTCAGTACAACAGTCAAAGAAATAATTTTAGTGTAAATACTAGATTACAATGGCGTTTTGCACCTCTTTCAGATTTGTTTGTAGTTTATAACGATAACTACTTTACTGAAAATGTTTTTACTCCAAGAACTCGTTCATTTAATGTTAAGCTAACATATTGGCTTAATATCTAA
- a CDS encoding carboxypeptidase-like regulatory domain-containing protein, producing MLKQAITLSQNLLATTLLLLLFGFGFQNKSFASNKIIKDTLSFKKYKGKVVDSKTKKALVFASLTVNGTNISTVTNTQGEFLLKVPKKYTNSDVTISFLGYTSKVLNLSDFKTKTTIKLETYIEELSEIKIVVKDAQSLILEVLKRKKENYFDKLTTMTAFYRETIKKRRSYVSLSEAVVEINKQPYTNTKKDILKLYKSRKSTDYSRLDTIAFKLKGGPYNSIYIDVMKNPDLFFSKDMIELYDFTFDKSTKIDNRPIYVINFKQKEYVKTPLFYGKLYIDAQSLALTNAKFKLNLEDKEKASRIFIVKKPKGAKVYPVEATYQIDYREKNGKWYYGYSRIQLGFKINWDKRLFNTIYYTTMEMAITDWKNNITKKLIKPKNRLRSSIIMSDKSSGFSDPNFWGKYNVIEPEKPIESAIRKIKKQLKKRKNN from the coding sequence ATGTTAAAACAAGCAATTACACTAAGTCAAAATTTACTAGCTACCACGCTTCTGTTATTGCTGTTTGGTTTTGGGTTTCAAAATAAAAGTTTTGCCTCTAATAAAATTATAAAAGATACTTTAAGCTTTAAAAAATACAAAGGTAAAGTTGTTGATAGTAAAACTAAAAAAGCATTAGTTTTTGCTTCACTAACCGTAAATGGGACAAATATAAGTACCGTTACAAATACACAAGGTGAATTTTTATTAAAAGTACCAAAAAAGTATACTAATTCCGATGTAACTATTTCATTCTTAGGATACACAAGTAAAGTTTTAAATTTATCTGATTTCAAAACTAAAACTACCATAAAACTTGAAACATATATTGAAGAGCTTTCTGAAATTAAAATTGTTGTAAAAGATGCTCAATCTTTAATTTTAGAAGTTTTAAAAAGAAAAAAGGAGAACTATTTTGACAAACTAACAACAATGACTGCTTTTTATAGAGAAACTATCAAAAAGAGAAGAAGTTATGTTTCACTATCAGAAGCAGTTGTAGAAATTAATAAACAACCTTACACTAATACTAAAAAAGATATTTTAAAGCTGTACAAATCTCGTAAAAGTACCGATTATTCAAGATTAGATACCATTGCTTTTAAACTTAAAGGAGGTCCATACAATTCAATATACATTGATGTTATGAAAAATCCTGATTTATTTTTTAGTAAAGATATGATAGAGCTCTACGATTTTACCTTTGATAAATCTACAAAAATTGATAATAGGCCTATTTACGTAATCAATTTTAAACAAAAAGAATACGTAAAAACTCCTTTATTTTATGGTAAATTATACATAGATGCACAATCACTAGCCTTAACCAATGCCAAGTTTAAACTAAATCTTGAGGACAAAGAAAAAGCAAGTAGAATTTTTATTGTTAAAAAACCAAAAGGAGCTAAAGTATACCCCGTAGAAGCGACTTATCAAATTGATTATCGTGAGAAAAACGGGAAATGGTATTATGGCTACAGTAGAATTCAACTTGGGTTTAAAATTAATTGGGATAAACGATTATTTAATACCATTTACTATACAACTATGGAAATGGCAATAACAGATTGGAAAAACAACATCACTAAAAAATTAATTAAACCTAAAAACAGACTTAGATCTTCTATTATAATGAGCGATAAATCTTCTGGGTTTTCAGATCCAAATTTCTGGGGAAAATACAATGTTATTGAACCTGAGAAACCTATTGAATCTGCCATCAGAAAGATTAAGAAACAGTTGAAAAAAAGAAAAAACAATTAG
- a CDS encoding zinc-dependent metalloprotease, with product MPKKILVNLLTLMLVIGFSSTVEAQKKRKRKKDVAVTPTPPPKPKKNAIQPYNKAVTKEAKTDDGLFKIHTIDDTYLYEIPDSLFEREFLMVTRIAKNTSNNRSFGGQKTNTQVLRWQKKGKTVLLRVVSYNTVADKELPVHEAVVNSNFEPVLFSFPIKAYNNEKTATVIDATELFSTDVKALGLPSPVRKSYKITKLDTKKSFIESIKSYPKNIEVHHVKTYAASAPPTNSSTGIVSVEMSSSMILLPKEPMKRRIFDERVGWFTTSQTDYGSEAQKSDKITFLDRWRLEVKKEDIEKFKRGELVEPKKQIVYYIDRATPKKWRKHIKQGIENWQVAFEAAGFKNAIIAKDPPTKEEDPEWSPEDIRYSVVRYLASPIPNANGPHVSDPRSGEILESDINWYHNVMSLLKGWFFVQTAAINPEAQTTEFKDNVMGELIQFVSSHEVGHTLGLPHNMGSSSAYPVDSLRSATFTKKHGTAPAIMDYARFNYVAQPGDKGVALMPNIGVYDKYAIRWGYRPILDAKTAKDEKETLDNWILEHDGDPLYRFGHQQAGSVVDPSSQTEDLGDDAIKASKYGIANLKRIVPNLINWTAEKGKNYDDLKTMYGHVISQFNRYMGHVSSNIGGVYENYKTYDQEGAVYTYVDKEHQKNCLKFVNTQLFETPTWLIDKNIIERTEYSGITERIRAIQVKTLNNILNLGRMTRMIENETLNGSNAYTLVSMMDDLRNNIWSELRTGKKIDTYRRNLQRAYIEKLANIMKAEDIKKIKSSGSYASYVKRTTVTVKQSDIIPIVRGELNSIKRDAKRAANATTNKLRKYHLQDIVKRIDTILNPR from the coding sequence ATGCCAAAAAAAATTTTAGTCAATTTACTAACTTTAATGTTAGTTATTGGTTTTTCTTCAACTGTAGAAGCACAAAAAAAGAGAAAAAGGAAAAAAGATGTAGCTGTAACTCCTACACCACCACCTAAACCAAAAAAGAACGCCATTCAGCCTTACAATAAGGCTGTAACCAAAGAAGCTAAAACCGATGATGGTTTATTTAAAATTCATACAATAGATGATACGTATTTGTATGAAATACCCGATTCACTTTTTGAGAGAGAATTTTTAATGGTAACTCGTATTGCTAAAAACACTTCAAATAACAGGAGTTTTGGAGGGCAAAAAACAAACACACAAGTTTTACGTTGGCAAAAAAAAGGGAAAACTGTCTTATTGAGAGTTGTATCCTATAATACTGTTGCCGATAAAGAACTCCCTGTTCATGAGGCTGTTGTTAATTCAAACTTTGAACCTGTATTGTTTTCATTTCCTATTAAAGCTTATAACAATGAAAAAACAGCTACTGTAATTGATGCCACTGAATTATTTTCTACAGATGTAAAAGCATTAGGCTTGCCTTCACCTGTTAGAAAAAGTTATAAAATAACAAAATTAGATACTAAAAAATCTTTTATTGAAAGTATAAAAAGTTACCCTAAAAATATTGAAGTACATCATGTAAAAACATACGCTGCTAGTGCTCCTCCTACAAACTCAAGTACAGGAATTGTTTCTGTAGAAATGAGTAGTTCTATGATATTGTTGCCTAAAGAACCTATGAAGCGTAGAATTTTTGATGAAAGAGTAGGTTGGTTTACTACGAGCCAAACAGATTACGGTTCTGAAGCTCAAAAAAGTGATAAAATTACTTTTTTAGATAGATGGCGATTGGAAGTTAAAAAAGAAGATATTGAAAAGTTTAAACGTGGAGAATTGGTTGAACCAAAAAAACAAATTGTTTATTATATAGATAGAGCCACTCCAAAAAAATGGAGAAAACATATAAAACAAGGTATTGAAAACTGGCAAGTTGCTTTTGAAGCAGCCGGATTTAAAAATGCAATAATTGCAAAAGATCCTCCTACAAAAGAAGAAGATCCAGAGTGGAGTCCTGAAGATATTCGCTATTCAGTAGTTCGGTATTTAGCTTCACCTATACCTAATGCAAACGGACCTCACGTTAGTGACCCACGTTCTGGTGAGATTTTAGAATCTGATATTAATTGGTATCACAACGTTATGAGCTTATTAAAAGGTTGGTTTTTTGTTCAAACAGCAGCAATAAACCCTGAAGCACAAACCACAGAATTTAAAGACAATGTTATGGGTGAACTTATACAATTTGTTTCCTCTCACGAAGTTGGTCATACATTAGGTTTACCACACAATATGGGAAGTAGTTCTGCCTACCCTGTAGATTCTTTACGCTCAGCAACATTTACAAAAAAACATGGTACAGCTCCTGCAATTATGGATTATGCTCGTTTTAATTATGTTGCTCAACCTGGAGATAAGGGAGTTGCGTTAATGCCAAACATAGGTGTTTATGATAAATATGCAATTCGTTGGGGATATCGCCCTATTTTAGATGCCAAAACTGCAAAAGATGAAAAAGAAACATTGGATAATTGGATTTTAGAACATGACGGAGATCCCTTATATCGTTTTGGGCATCAACAAGCAGGAAGTGTTGTAGACCCCAGCTCTCAAACTGAAGATTTAGGTGATGATGCAATTAAAGCTAGTAAATATGGTATTGCAAATTTAAAACGTATTGTTCCTAATTTAATTAATTGGACTGCTGAAAAGGGTAAAAATTATGATGATTTGAAAACAATGTATGGTCATGTAATTTCACAATTTAATAGGTACATGGGTCATGTTTCTTCAAACATTGGAGGCGTATATGAAAACTACAAAACGTACGATCAAGAAGGTGCTGTATATACTTATGTTGATAAAGAACATCAAAAAAATTGTTTGAAATTTGTAAACACCCAATTATTTGAAACACCAACTTGGTTGATTGATAAAAATATTATTGAAAGAACTGAATATTCAGGTATTACCGAACGTATCAGAGCCATTCAAGTAAAAACTTTAAATAACATTCTCAATTTAGGTAGAATGACGAGAATGATTGAAAATGAGACTCTAAATGGCTCAAATGCTTATACCTTAGTTTCAATGATGGATGATTTACGTAATAATATATGGTCTGAATTACGTACAGGAAAAAAAATTGATACCTACCGAAGAAATTTGCAAAGAGCCTATATTGAAAAATTGGCAAACATCATGAAAGCTGAAGATATTAAAAAAATAAAGAGTTCTGGTAGTTATGCAAGTTATGTTAAAAGAACAACTGTCACCGTAAAACAGTCTGACATCATTCCTATAGTTCGTGGAGAATTAAACAGCATTAAAAGAGATGCTAAAAGAGCTGCCAACGCAACAACAAATAAACTTAGAAAATATCACTTACAAGATATTGTAAAACGTATTGATACCATTTTAAACCCTAGATAA
- a CDS encoding mechanosensitive ion channel family protein — MRKILLFFLMISSTLIAQNTVKVDLSSPNATIYTHLYFLQPDSYEPEKAAASIYGYEGEEAQDIALKLKKILDGKGLKVDFSKVPTDKNYSDTIGYKIGHRYVLFPYQIPQIYVEKIGEKWYYSKETASQVNTLYRSIYPWYSEKLQQVIPNFGHYKLFKIELWQYLGLLLLITICVFLFFVLRKIIYYTLRKLQFKILKKSNKNINLALKKLTRPIVLLILIWLLKKIVPSFLLDLDINAALFLALNIMTTVFWIYVFLKLVKVFMSIYADFAESTHNKLDDQLVPILQNFLTGVVIFLGILKLLTLFGVDPAAVIAGASIGGIAVALASQDTVKNLIGTIMIFVDKPFHIGDWIEAGEVVGTVETVGFRSTTVRAADTSVYQIPNSTLSEMVVNNKGLRAYRRYTTNLGLRYDTPPELVEAFVKGVRKIIELHPDTREEAFNVEFTGFGDSALLILVNVYFTALDWSVEQAAKHSLHLSILKFAKELGVDFAFPSTTVMIEQFPEKKGLALNYDVENKRIQQIIDNLK, encoded by the coding sequence ATGAGAAAAATACTTTTGTTTTTTTTGATGATTTCTTCAACATTAATAGCTCAAAATACTGTTAAAGTTGATTTAAGTAGTCCAAATGCTACAATATATACACATCTTTATTTTTTACAACCAGACTCCTATGAGCCTGAAAAAGCAGCAGCATCTATTTACGGTTATGAAGGAGAAGAAGCACAAGATATAGCTCTAAAATTAAAGAAAATTTTAGATGGAAAAGGACTAAAAGTAGATTTTAGCAAAGTGCCTACTGATAAAAATTATTCGGATACTATAGGATATAAAATAGGGCATAGATATGTGCTATTTCCGTATCAGATACCACAAATATATGTCGAAAAAATAGGAGAAAAATGGTACTATTCTAAAGAAACGGCAAGTCAAGTTAATACGTTATATAGAAGTATATATCCTTGGTATAGTGAAAAATTGCAGCAAGTAATTCCAAACTTTGGGCATTATAAACTTTTTAAAATTGAATTATGGCAGTATTTAGGCTTACTATTGCTTATAACAATTTGCGTGTTTTTATTTTTTGTGCTACGTAAAATAATATACTATACTCTTCGGAAACTGCAATTTAAAATTTTAAAGAAGTCCAATAAGAATATAAATTTGGCATTGAAAAAATTAACAAGGCCAATTGTATTGTTAATTTTAATTTGGCTTTTAAAAAAGATAGTACCTTCATTTTTACTTGATTTAGACATAAATGCTGCTCTATTTTTAGCTTTAAACATAATGACAACTGTTTTTTGGATTTATGTATTTTTAAAATTGGTAAAAGTATTTATGAGTATTTATGCAGATTTTGCGGAATCTACACATAATAAACTTGATGATCAATTAGTTCCAATATTGCAAAATTTTTTAACAGGAGTTGTCATTTTCTTAGGAATACTGAAATTACTAACCTTATTTGGTGTTGATCCTGCAGCCGTAATAGCAGGTGCTTCAATTGGGGGTATTGCAGTAGCTTTAGCATCACAAGATACCGTGAAAAATTTGATTGGGACTATTATGATTTTTGTAGATAAACCTTTTCATATTGGGGATTGGATTGAAGCAGGAGAAGTAGTTGGAACAGTTGAAACTGTTGGTTTTAGATCTACAACTGTTAGAGCTGCTGACACATCCGTTTATCAAATACCAAATAGTACTTTGTCTGAAATGGTTGTTAACAATAAAGGATTACGCGCATACCGTAGATATACAACTAATTTAGGATTGCGTTATGATACACCGCCAGAGTTAGTAGAAGCCTTTGTAAAAGGTGTTCGAAAAATTATTGAGTTACACCCTGATACTAGAGAAGAAGCTTTTAATGTTGAGTTTACAGGCTTTGGAGATTCGGCTTTATTGATATTGGTGAATGTTTATTTTACGGCATTAGATTGGAGTGTTGAACAAGCGGCAAAACATAGTTTACACCTTTCAATATTAAAATTCGCAAAAGAATTAGGAGTCGATTTTGCATTTCCTTCTACAACTGTTATGATAGAACAATTTCCTGAAAAAAAAGGATTAGCACTTAACTACGATGTTGAGAATAAAAGAATTCAACAAATAATTGATAATTTAAAATAG